Below is a window of Brachyspira pilosicoli DNA.
AAAGTGCTTTAGAGCTTCATAATATGACAAAAGCATTTGTACGCTGGCCTGTTGCTTATTGTTATTACAATGATGTTTCTATAAAGGTTTTTAAAAGCGAATATAAAGAAAGCAACAATAACAGTAGTGATTTCGGTAAAATAGTTCATATTGATAATGAAGGAATACATGTTCAAACATCAGATGGAATATATATTATAAAAGAGCTTCAGAGAGAGGGCAAAAAAAGACAAAGTGTAAAAGAATTTTTATGCGGCAATAAATTAAATATAAATGAATATTTTAATTGATAAAATAAATTGGAGTAATAATTATATCTATGAAAGAGTTATTAAAAAAAATTAAGTTTAAAATTGATAATTTTTACAATGCTTATATAAAGAAGTTTATAAATAAAATACTCCCTAAAGGAATATTAACAGAGGATAAATCTCTTTTGGTAATAAAAAGGCTAATAATTTTTGCTGTATTTTTATTTGTTTTACAGGGAATAATAGTTTCTGTTGTTGTTTTTATAGTTGTAAAAGCTGGAGGAGAATCTTTTGTGCTTCCTGATGTACAAGGTGTAGAAGCATTTGAAGCTTTTAATATATTAGCTAAAGAAGATATGAATTTAAATATACAATCGCATTATTTTAAGGATTATCCATTAGGCACAATAGTAAGTCAAGAACCTAAAGGCGGAATGAGAGTAAAAAGAGGAAGAACAGTTTATTTGGTTGTAAATGTGCCTGAACAAACTTTAATAAAAATGCCAGACCTTACAGGGAAATCTTATGATGAAGCTGTTAGTATAATATCGAATGATATTATTTCAAAAATACCTAGTGTAAAAATACTTCCAAAAGTTGATGATAATAATTCAGATTATAATAATAATGTAGTATTGTCGCAAGTTCCTAATGCTAATGAAGTTATAACAATTAACACAGAAATTGTATTAACAGTTAATAACAAGACAGAATAATATTTTATTATATACCTAAGCAAGTATATTTTACCAGTTTTTATTTTTTATAAATGTATTATCAAGTTTTTGCTGCTACGCATTTAAATCTACTTACTACAGTTGTCATGAAGAACTTCATTAAAGCTGCAAAAGCACATATTTAATTTGTGAAATTTCATATAGAAATTGACAAAATGTAATCGCTTT
It encodes the following:
- a CDS encoding PASTA domain-containing protein, producing MKELLKKIKFKIDNFYNAYIKKFINKILPKGILTEDKSLLVIKRLIIFAVFLFVLQGIIVSVVVFIVVKAGGESFVLPDVQGVEAFEAFNILAKEDMNLNIQSHYFKDYPLGTIVSQEPKGGMRVKRGRTVYLVVNVPEQTLIKMPDLTGKSYDEAVSIISNDIISKIPSVKILPKVDDNNSDYNNNVVLSQVPNANEVITINTEIVLTVNNKTE